A section of the Clostridium omnivorum genome encodes:
- a CDS encoding glycosyltransferase family 4 protein produces the protein MNKVYMYPPESKENQYIELVQNSIRNAGYEIISEKNLKNEFKDINTFIFNWYEVLGHEKIFRIFVKKFFKILYLKFKSKKIVWVVHNSKPHGESSRLPIYFMKFMLRISDNIMILSDDTRKVLYGLNNKVRKYESKVVKVPLPNYISIYKELSKEKDIHHNGINFLFIGLIRRYKNVELLIEVFNELREENINLQITGNCKDDVLRKKLIELSKSNSNINLDFRFISNDEMAGLIGESDIIVLPFDNESSLNSSTIMLAFSCKKTVVSPLIATLNEYSNKEFFYSYEYRNPLEHKKKLINVLRQVIKDYQLNDNILKEKGEYAYKIVRENNSLDKLSEIYKTFL, from the coding sequence ATGAATAAAGTTTATATGTATCCGCCTGAGTCTAAAGAAAATCAGTATATCGAATTGGTTCAGAATTCTATTCGAAATGCTGGGTATGAAATTATTAGTGAGAAAAATTTGAAAAATGAATTTAAGGATATTAATACATTCATATTCAATTGGTATGAAGTACTAGGACATGAAAAAATATTTAGGATATTTGTTAAGAAATTCTTTAAGATTTTGTATTTAAAATTTAAAAGTAAGAAGATAGTTTGGGTTGTCCATAATAGTAAACCTCATGGTGAAAGCTCTAGATTGCCTATTTATTTTATGAAATTTATGTTAAGAATATCAGATAATATTATGATCCTTTCAGATGATACAAGAAAAGTATTATATGGCTTAAATAATAAAGTTAGAAAGTACGAAAGTAAAGTTGTTAAAGTACCTTTGCCGAATTATATCTCAATTTACAAAGAATTATCAAAGGAGAAAGATATTCATCATAACGGCATTAATTTCTTATTTATAGGATTAATTCGTAGATATAAAAATGTGGAATTACTTATTGAAGTATTTAATGAGCTGAGAGAAGAAAACATAAATCTTCAAATCACTGGTAATTGTAAAGATGATGTTTTGAGGAAAAAGCTTATAGAGCTTAGTAAGAGCAACTCTAATATAAATTTAGATTTTAGATTTATATCTAATGATGAGATGGCAGGATTAATTGGGGAATCAGATATAATTGTCTTACCGTTTGATAATGAGAGTAGTTTAAACTCAAGTACTATAATGCTTGCATTTAGTTGTAAGAAAACGGTTGTGAGTCCTCTGATTGCAACGTTGAATGAATACTCCAATAAAGAGTTTTTTTATTCATATGAATATAGAAATCCTTTAGAACACAAAAAAAAACTCATAAATGTATTGAGGCAAGTTATAAAGGATTATCAATTGAATGACAACATACTGAAAGAAAAGGGAGAATATGCGTATAAAATTGTTAGGGAAAATAATAGCTTAGATAAATTATCAGAAATCTATAAGACATTTTTGTAA
- a CDS encoding acyltransferase family protein, whose translation MKNVVKESRIDELYYIRIIATILVVAGHSAFYTILSGDGGIDYVTLMNESGIKDTIIHKGYLMVTNLIYSCHMHLFFFLSGIVYMACVKNGKYKEFKPFLSNKFIRLIVPYIVASILYGIPVLWFSGYFGNEDLVKKILQGYLLGYGKNHLWYLVSLFQIFLLTWCLDYFLKSKYIKLLFALLMLLSTHFKNIEFLYIYKTQAFFFYFFIGVLFEDYRKQYSNYIIKRRLFFTTIFGLLWIVSFACNYYLIQNSIAGIAVSLFGILFFYNFSILLLNNINPKNAIANVINRYSFEIYIFATPLNYAVLMTIYKLFGISIFGNENFSLILIIIRFLIQMFIPIVFGYVIQKIKSFFL comes from the coding sequence ATGAAAAATGTGGTTAAAGAATCTCGTATTGATGAATTATATTATATTCGAATTATTGCTACTATATTAGTTGTAGCAGGACACAGCGCTTTTTATACGATTCTTAGTGGCGACGGAGGTATTGATTATGTCACGCTAATGAATGAATCTGGTATTAAAGATACTATTATTCATAAAGGATATTTAATGGTTACAAATTTGATTTATTCATGTCACATGCATCTTTTTTTCTTTTTAAGTGGAATTGTATACATGGCATGTGTAAAAAATGGTAAATATAAAGAATTTAAACCATTTCTATCTAATAAATTTATAAGGTTAATTGTCCCATACATTGTTGCAAGTATTTTATATGGTATTCCAGTTTTATGGTTTTCTGGGTATTTTGGTAATGAAGATTTAGTGAAAAAGATTTTACAGGGGTATTTGTTAGGATATGGGAAAAATCATTTGTGGTATCTTGTGTCATTGTTTCAAATATTTTTATTAACTTGGTGCTTAGATTATTTTTTAAAAAGTAAATATATAAAATTATTATTTGCTCTACTTATGCTCTTATCAACCCATTTTAAAAATATTGAATTTTTGTATATATATAAAACCCAAGCTTTCTTTTTTTATTTTTTTATTGGAGTTTTATTTGAAGATTATAGAAAACAATATAGTAATTACATAATAAAGAGAAGATTATTTTTTACAACTATATTTGGACTATTGTGGATAGTATCTTTTGCATGTAATTATTATTTAATTCAAAACTCAATTGCAGGTATAGCTGTCAGTTTATTTGGTATATTATTTTTCTATAATTTTTCAATTTTGTTATTAAATAATATAAATCCTAAAAATGCTATCGCAAATGTTATTAATCGCTATTCATTTGAAATTTATATTTTTGCTACACCGTTAAATTATGCTGTTCTTATGACCATTTATAAATTATTTGGAATATCTATATTTGGAAACGAAAACTTTTCACTGATTTTAATAATTATTAGGTTTTTAATTCAAATGTTTATTCCAATAGTGTTTGGCTATGTAATCCAAAAAATTAAATCGTTTTTTTTATGA
- a CDS encoding lipopolysaccharide biosynthesis protein, which yields MDNISIKKATMINAMAKYSQIIFNIIFNIILARILSPNDYGIVAIITVFTTFFNILADMGLGPAVIQNKNLREKDISSIFAFSIYLAVTLAIIFSLLAFPISIIYSSKVYLPLCWILSLSIAFNTLNMVPNALLLKDKLFKVVALRTIITTICTSVIAVILALLGFKYYSLVIQSVLNSFITFLWNYKTVNIKFSVRVDNESLKKVKDFSLFQFAFTLVNYLARNLDNLFIGTFMGSTAIAYYDKGYKLMQYPINNLTNVITPVLQPILSDYQNNPEYIFKKYVKIVRILSLIGVYISLCCFFMSKEIILIMYGSQWYAAIPCFKWLSLSVWSQMLMSSTGAIYQSLGKTKLLFKSGFITAIVTVSSILFGLHKGTVSDVAFMILLAFSINFVITFYLLIKKCFQLPLYDFFKLFKNDLIIGTMLCIVLYISKRYISFNNSFISLIVNGTIGSAIYVVGLLITGEYRVFIKLIKKDV from the coding sequence ATGGATAATATATCAATAAAAAAGGCTACTATGATAAATGCTATGGCAAAATATAGTCAAATAATTTTTAATATAATTTTTAATATAATTTTGGCAAGAATTTTATCTCCTAACGATTATGGCATAGTAGCTATAATTACGGTATTTACAACTTTTTTTAATATATTAGCTGATATGGGGCTAGGCCCAGCGGTTATACAAAATAAAAATTTAAGAGAAAAAGATATATCTAGTATTTTTGCTTTTTCAATTTATTTAGCAGTGACTTTGGCAATAATATTTTCATTACTTGCATTTCCAATTTCAATAATTTACTCAAGTAAGGTTTATTTACCATTATGTTGGATTCTATCATTATCAATAGCTTTTAATACATTGAATATGGTTCCTAATGCGCTGTTATTAAAGGATAAATTATTTAAAGTGGTTGCACTTCGTACAATTATTACAACAATATGTACAAGTGTTATAGCCGTAATACTTGCGCTACTCGGCTTTAAGTATTATTCATTAGTAATTCAATCAGTTCTTAATTCATTTATTACTTTCCTATGGAATTATAAAACTGTTAACATTAAATTTTCTGTTCGTGTAGATAATGAAAGCTTAAAAAAGGTAAAGGATTTTAGTCTGTTTCAATTTGCTTTTACCCTTGTTAATTATTTAGCTAGAAATTTAGATAATTTATTTATTGGAACTTTTATGGGAAGTACAGCCATAGCTTATTATGATAAAGGGTATAAACTAATGCAATATCCGATTAATAATTTAACTAATGTAATTACTCCTGTTTTGCAACCAATATTGTCTGATTATCAGAATAATCCAGAATATATATTTAAGAAATACGTAAAAATTGTTAGAATACTTTCCCTAATTGGAGTTTATATTTCATTATGTTGCTTTTTTATGAGTAAAGAAATAATATTAATTATGTATGGCAGCCAATGGTATGCAGCAATTCCTTGTTTTAAATGGTTAAGTTTATCCGTTTGGTCTCAAATGTTAATGTCAAGCACAGGGGCTATTTATCAATCTCTTGGAAAAACAAAACTGTTATTTAAAAGTGGTTTTATCACAGCAATTGTGACGGTTAGTAGTATATTATTTGGTCTTCATAAAGGTACTGTATCAGATGTAGCATTTATGATTTTGTTAGCATTTAGCATTAATTTTGTAATCACGTTTTATTTATTAATCAAAAAGTGCTTTCAATTACCATTATATGATTTTTTTAAATTGTTCAAGAATGATTTGATAATTGGAACTATGCTTTGTATAGTTTTATACATATCAAAACGTTATATTTCATTCAATAATAGCTTTATTTCATTAATTGTTAATGGAACAATAGGAAGTGCTATATATGTAGTAGGATTACTTATTACTGGGGAATATAGAGTATTTATTAAATTGATTAAAAAGGACGTTTAA
- a CDS encoding C1 family peptidase: protein MFKKFNCFILSVLVIASLCPSPIKVEAKPLNEQVTNYGIKPSGVKIGRQETKLVKSINLPRRFDLREEAGVSSIKDQNPYGTCWTFATMASIESNTKYTTGKEVDLSEINLAVDRVGVSGLNQGGNYEMSASYFANWKGPVLEKDNPYPSSGQTVTPVNVPAAYHIQNSLLLPSRKDYNDNQYLKEAIIENGAVAIIYQHDSSYLGSDGKSYYYNGPVTSNHGVVIVGWDDDYPKEKFNNTPSGNGAFIVKNSWGTWFGEEGYFYISYYDTSLGSDAIGVFKPLEQKDNYDNRYSYGNFNINYSTYGTPRECFIANKHNAVNTEEIGAVAIYAFSTNVPYDVYIDEDFNEANYPSNDASYLINNKKVKSGTLSYGGFNTIKLDRPIKVDSGKSFLVAIKYKDIFSPSLELNNSEGEANSFNINGTTIYKNTYGANALVTYTYNKSADDITAVTLDRSSLTMGIGDKTTLKAAVTGTTASNKKVLWSTSNPKIAVVDEDGVVTAKGDGQATITAATRNGMVKSTAAVNVNSPLAVVSASNKIEGQGSAVIAFNDIINASLDYSKISLYDKSGNILPITMSIDYKKLILKPSSKYLGVGKIHIPSKALSNGIGKTLNADFDRDVVINNYSDTDLINIGSSTIRKKVADNLGKAENAITAGDLKQITYLDITDDNIDLKDIWMLTSLKSLYLTANISSINVEDLKYMNSLNYLTLDNIKMINLNYLKNNKDIASIEIKNSGLYSLEGAEKLSSLTSLYLQNNNIKDISSISSLKNLQYVDFSNNKLSDITPIMNCTFIQDLSISNNSITNIDSLSGLSNLTYLYANDNRIIDVKPIVNLNNINTLIFNNNEISDITPIKTLSDSKSGTCYLSIDNNYVDPNDIIVTYLRNTKSWDVYCYKKKNTFYEFNNYELSNDELNSKRPITFTFNKAIKSVKSGDVHLGYEYNNAALNYEIRGNKLIIHDEQIRSKSTDYYLAFNFDFIDEDGNEQVINKAKNIYFTRNDYYNEDINKNGSIDITDIAQLAKHYNLAAKGEIQWNFDEDLNHDGIIDIYDLTAVASGM from the coding sequence ATGTTTAAGAAATTTAATTGTTTTATACTCTCAGTTTTGGTGATAGCTTCTTTGTGTCCAAGCCCTATAAAGGTGGAAGCAAAGCCTTTAAATGAACAAGTTACAAACTACGGTATTAAACCTTCTGGAGTTAAGATAGGAAGGCAAGAAACTAAACTTGTAAAGAGTATTAATCTGCCAAGAAGGTTTGATTTAAGGGAAGAAGCTGGGGTTTCATCAATAAAAGATCAAAATCCCTATGGAACCTGCTGGACTTTTGCTACTATGGCCTCTATTGAGAGCAACACAAAATATACAACAGGAAAAGAAGTTGATTTATCTGAAATTAACTTAGCAGTAGATAGGGTAGGAGTAAGCGGTTTAAATCAAGGCGGAAACTATGAGATGTCTGCCAGCTATTTTGCAAATTGGAAGGGGCCGGTACTAGAAAAGGATAATCCATATCCTTCTAGTGGGCAAACTGTTACTCCTGTTAATGTACCTGCAGCATATCATATTCAAAATAGTCTTCTGCTTCCAAGCAGGAAAGATTATAATGATAATCAATACTTAAAAGAAGCTATAATAGAAAACGGAGCAGTTGCAATTATCTATCAGCATGATAGTAGCTACCTTGGAAGTGATGGAAAGTCTTATTATTATAACGGTCCAGTAACAAGTAACCATGGAGTTGTAATAGTTGGCTGGGATGATGATTACCCAAAAGAAAAGTTTAATAATACACCCTCAGGTAATGGTGCTTTTATTGTAAAGAATTCTTGGGGAACCTGGTTTGGTGAAGAAGGTTATTTTTATATTTCCTATTATGATACTAGTCTTGGTTCTGATGCTATTGGAGTTTTTAAGCCATTAGAGCAGAAGGATAACTATGATAATAGATATAGCTATGGTAATTTTAATATTAATTATTCTACTTATGGTACTCCCAGGGAATGTTTTATTGCCAACAAGCATAACGCTGTCAATACAGAAGAAATAGGAGCTGTAGCAATATATGCATTTTCTACTAATGTACCTTACGATGTATATATAGATGAGGATTTTAATGAGGCAAATTATCCTAGTAATGATGCATCATATTTAATAAATAATAAAAAAGTAAAAAGCGGCACACTCTCCTATGGAGGGTTTAATACAATTAAATTGGATAGGCCAATAAAAGTGGATAGTGGGAAAAGCTTTTTGGTAGCGATCAAATATAAAGACATCTTTTCTCCTTCTTTAGAATTAAATAATAGTGAAGGTGAAGCTAACTCATTTAATATTAATGGTACCACAATATATAAAAATACATATGGTGCAAATGCCTTAGTTACCTATACATATAATAAAAGTGCTGACGATATTACAGCAGTAACTTTAGATAGATCCTCATTAACTATGGGCATTGGAGATAAAACAACTTTAAAGGCTGCAGTAACAGGAACAACAGCTTCAAATAAAAAGGTTTTATGGTCTACATCAAATCCTAAGATTGCAGTAGTAGATGAAGATGGAGTTGTTACTGCGAAAGGTGATGGACAGGCTACTATTACTGCAGCTACTAGAAATGGAATGGTTAAGAGCACAGCAGCAGTAAATGTTAACAGTCCATTAGCTGTGGTTTCAGCTTCAAATAAAATTGAAGGCCAAGGGTCGGCAGTTATAGCATTTAATGATATTATTAATGCTTCGCTGGATTATTCAAAGATCTCTTTATATGATAAGAGTGGAAATATATTACCTATAACAATGAGTATTGACTATAAAAAATTAATATTAAAGCCTAGTAGTAAATATTTGGGCGTGGGAAAAATACATATACCAAGTAAAGCATTAAGTAATGGCATTGGCAAGACACTAAATGCAGATTTCGATAGGGATGTAGTTATCAACAACTATAGCGATACAGATTTAATTAACATTGGTTCTTCCACAATAAGAAAAAAAGTTGCAGATAATTTGGGAAAAGCCGAAAATGCTATAACAGCAGGAGATCTAAAGCAAATAACATACTTAGATATTACTGATGACAATATAGATTTAAAGGATATTTGGATGTTGACCTCTCTTAAATCTTTGTATTTAACTGCAAATATTTCTAGCATAAATGTAGAAGATCTAAAGTACATGAACAGCTTAAATTACCTAACACTTGACAATATAAAAATGATAAATCTAAACTATCTAAAAAACAATAAAGATATAGCTTCTATTGAAATAAAAAACAGTGGACTATACAGCTTAGAAGGTGCCGAAAAGCTTTCTTCATTAACCAGTTTATATTTGCAGAATAACAATATTAAAGATATAAGCAGTATCAGTTCTCTAAAAAATCTTCAATATGTTGACTTTAGCAATAATAAGCTTTCAGATATAACTCCTATTATGAATTGCACATTCATACAGGATTTAAGCATAAGTAATAATAGTATTACTAATATTGATTCACTTAGTGGATTAAGTAATTTAACATACTTATACGCTAATGATAATAGGATTATTGATGTTAAACCTATAGTGAATTTAAATAATATTAATACACTTATCTTTAATAATAATGAAATAAGTGACATTACTCCTATAAAAACATTGAGCGATAGTAAAAGTGGAACCTGTTATTTGAGCATTGATAATAATTATGTTGATCCTAATGACATCATTGTTACTTACCTAAGAAACACAAAGAGCTGGGATGTGTATTGTTATAAAAAGAAAAATACTTTTTATGAATTCAATAATTATGAGCTTTCAAATGATGAGTTGAATAGTAAAAGACCAATTACATTCACTTTTAATAAAGCTATAAAATCAGTGAAATCTGGAGATGTTCACTTAGGATATGAATATAACAATGCAGCTTTAAATTATGAGATCAGGGGAAATAAGCTTATAATACATGATGAGCAAATTAGAAGTAAGAGCACCGATTACTATTTAGCTTTTAACTTTGATTTTATAGACGAAGATGGAAATGAGCAGGTAATAAATAAAGCTAAAAATATTTATTTTACTCGGAACGATTATTACAATGAGGATATTAATAAAAATGGTTCCATTGATATAACAGATATTGCACAATTGGCAAAGCATTACAATCTAGCAGCAAAGGGAGAAATTCAGTGGAATTTTGATGAAGACTTAAATCATGATGGTATTATAGATATTTATGATTTAACTGCGGTGGCTTCAGGAATGTAA
- a CDS encoding glycosyltransferase family 4 protein, protein MKIVLVNSYYYPIILGGAEYSVKKLAEVLVKNHHEVIVICADNKNSIEFINGVKIYRMKVHNLISVNKNKKHNKVIMKMHRLLDFCNIFNYKMFKNVLVSEKPDLIHTNGLYEITPIVWIVARKLRIPIVHTLRDYYLLCRHVNMRHIQDNSECKAPSWGCKIYRLINKFLCGKVNAVTAPSKVTINCFLKAGFFRNIEHAVIENATEFDMEKLVALKKQRLNKSRTDEITFVFLGTLSENKGILWLLDTFNKITDKRFKLKIAGKGPLEKYVVEFCKKHENVEFLGFLGAEELNTLLYNSDVLICPSMWEEPFGRVILDAYCALMPVIVSDMGALPSLVVEGVTGSVVKHGDVEELEKAIRIYSSDNSSLFCYDSIIKQLEKYSIDYQVKAFTDLYKNIITGDKS, encoded by the coding sequence ATGAAAATTGTATTAGTTAATTCATATTACTATCCTATAATACTTGGTGGCGCAGAGTATAGTGTTAAAAAATTAGCAGAAGTTTTGGTTAAAAATCACCATGAAGTTATAGTTATATGCGCAGATAACAAAAATTCTATTGAATTTATTAATGGGGTAAAAATTTATAGAATGAAGGTTCATAACTTAATTTCGGTGAATAAAAATAAGAAACACAATAAAGTAATTATGAAAATGCATAGATTACTTGATTTTTGTAATATTTTTAATTATAAAATGTTTAAAAATGTATTAGTTTCTGAGAAGCCGGATCTAATTCACACAAACGGTTTATATGAGATTACTCCTATAGTTTGGATTGTTGCAAGGAAACTTCGTATCCCTATTGTACATACATTAAGGGATTATTATTTACTTTGCAGGCATGTGAATATGCGACATATCCAGGATAATAGCGAATGTAAAGCTCCATCGTGGGGGTGTAAAATTTATAGATTGATAAATAAGTTTTTATGTGGTAAAGTGAATGCTGTAACGGCGCCATCAAAAGTAACGATAAATTGCTTTTTAAAAGCAGGTTTTTTTCGAAATATTGAGCATGCTGTCATTGAGAATGCAACTGAATTTGACATGGAAAAATTAGTTGCATTAAAAAAACAAAGACTTAACAAAAGTAGAACAGATGAGATTACATTTGTTTTCTTAGGAACTCTATCTGAAAATAAAGGAATACTCTGGCTTCTTGATACTTTTAATAAAATTACAGATAAAAGATTTAAATTAAAAATTGCAGGGAAAGGTCCTTTAGAAAAGTATGTTGTTGAATTTTGTAAAAAACATGAAAATGTTGAGTTTTTAGGATTTCTAGGAGCGGAAGAGTTAAATACATTATTGTATAATTCAGATGTGCTAATATGTCCATCTATGTGGGAGGAACCATTTGGAAGGGTAATATTGGATGCATACTGTGCTTTGATGCCTGTTATTGTATCGGATATGGGAGCTTTGCCGAGTTTGGTAGTAGAAGGTGTTACTGGAAGTGTTGTAAAGCATGGTGATGTTGAAGAACTTGAAAAAGCTATTAGGATATATTCATCTGATAATAGTTCTCTTTTTTGTTATGATTCAATTATTAAACAATTAGAGAAATATAGTATAGATTATCAGGTTAAAGCTTTCACTGATTTGTATAAAAATATTATCACAGGGGATAAATCATAA
- a CDS encoding NBR1-Ig-like domain-containing protein has translation MRLKKLTAFIACFFLLTSIILTPDLKVQAATTSNIYYTVDSNVTVGQEFNIYVNAENISDLYGASIDLKYDTTMIKVTSVKVGTAYDGLVSTSSNTSGTGADYFTLSSIDQTNGTVSIAATLLGDTHTAGLNITASKSLFVIRATALKAGNLNLAFVNSDPTNSTGYVNSMPKISNSSSESTSFLSENTSVSIYLANNAEIVSNTIPDTMEPGKQYSVNIVVKNTGSNTWTASKYYKLGAVGESDPFYNSNRIYLPGTDSIAPSASKTFTFTMTAPASEGTYTSDWQMVQDGVAWFGPKLAKTVTVKKAPVLPNNAEIVSNTIPDTMEPGKQYSVNIVVKNTGSNTWTALNKYRLGAVGESDPFYSSTRIYLDSTDSIAPGASKTFALTMTAPASEGTYTSDWQMVQDGVAWFGPKLAKTVTVKKAPVLPNNAEIVSNTIPDTMEPGKQYSVNIVVKNTGSNTWTALNKYRLGAAGESDPFYSSTRIYLDSTDSIAPGASKTFAFTMTAPASEGTYTSDWQMVQDGVAWFGSKLAKTVTVKKAPVLPNNAEIVSNTIPDTMEPGKQYSVTIVVKNTGSNTWSALNKHRLGAVGESDPFYSSTRIYLDSTDSIAPGASKTFALTMTAPASEGTYASDWQMVQDGVAWFGSKLAKTVTVKKAPVLPNNAEIVSNTIPDTMEPGKQYSVTVVVKNTGSNTWSALNKYRLGAIGDTDPFYSFNRISMDSTDSIVPGASKTFTLTMTAPASEGTYTSDWQMVQDGVAWFGSKLAKTVTVKKAPVLPNNAEIVSNTIPDIMEPGKQYSVTIVVKNTGSNTWSALNKYRLGAIGDTDPFYSSNRISMDSTDSIVPGASKTFTFTMTAPAVTGTYTSDWQMVQDGVAWFGSKLVKTITVN, from the coding sequence ATGAGATTAAAAAAACTGACTGCTTTTATAGCCTGTTTTTTCTTACTTACAAGTATTATACTGACGCCCGATTTAAAAGTACAAGCAGCCACTACAAGCAATATCTACTATACAGTAGATAGCAACGTTACTGTTGGACAAGAGTTCAACATATACGTTAATGCAGAAAATATAAGCGATTTATATGGAGCATCCATTGACTTAAAGTATGATACAACCATGATAAAAGTAACAAGTGTAAAAGTAGGCACTGCTTATGATGGATTAGTTTCTACATCATCAAATACTTCTGGAACTGGTGCTGACTACTTTACATTAAGCAGCATAGATCAAACAAATGGGACTGTGAGTATTGCAGCTACACTGTTAGGAGATACACACACCGCTGGATTAAATATAACAGCTAGTAAGAGTCTGTTTGTTATAAGGGCCACTGCTTTAAAGGCAGGAAATTTAAACCTAGCGTTTGTTAATTCCGATCCAACAAATAGTACTGGATATGTAAATTCAATGCCTAAAATCTCTAATAGTTCTAGTGAAAGCACAAGTTTTCTTTCAGAAAACACTTCTGTTTCAATTTATTTAGCTAATAATGCAGAAATAGTAAGCAATACTATTCCTGATACTATGGAACCTGGAAAACAATATTCCGTTAACATTGTTGTGAAAAATACTGGTTCTAATACTTGGACTGCTTCTAAGTACTATAAATTAGGTGCTGTTGGTGAAAGTGATCCTTTCTATAATTCTAACAGAATATATTTGCCTGGTACTGATAGTATTGCTCCTAGTGCTTCTAAGACTTTTACATTTACTATGACTGCTCCTGCTTCTGAAGGTACTTATACTTCCGACTGGCAGATGGTTCAAGACGGTGTTGCTTGGTTCGGTCCTAAATTAGCTAAAACTGTTACTGTTAAAAAAGCACCAGTTCTACCTAATAATGCAGAAATAGTCAGTAATACTATTCCTGATACCATGGAGCCCGGAAAACAATATTCCGTTAACATTGTTGTGAAAAATACTGGTTCTAATACTTGGACTGCTTTAAATAAATATAGACTTGGTGCTGTGGGCGAAAGTGATCCTTTCTACAGTTCTACTAGAATATATTTGGATAGTACTGATAGTATTGCTCCTGGTGCTTCTAAGACTTTTGCATTAACTATGACTGCTCCTGCTTCTGAAGGTACTTATACTTCCGACTGGCAGATGGTTCAAGACGGTGTTGCTTGGTTTGGTCCTAAGTTAGCTAAAACTGTTACTGTTAAAAAAGCACCTGTTTTACCTAATAATGCAGAAATAGTAAGCAATACTATTCCTGATACCATGGAGCCTGGAAAACAATATTCCGTTAACATTGTTGTGAAAAATACTGGTTCTAATACTTGGACTGCTTTAAATAAATATAGACTTGGTGCTGCGGGGGAAAGTGATCCTTTCTACAGTTCTACTAGAATATATTTGGATAGTACTGATAGTATTGCTCCTGGTGCTTCTAAGACTTTTGCATTTACTATGACTGCTCCTGCTTCTGAAGGTACTTATACTTCCGACTGGCAGATGGTCCAAGACGGTGTTGCTTGGTTTGGTTCTAAGTTAGCTAAAACTGTTACTGTTAAAAAAGCACCTGTTTTACCTAATAATGCAGAAATAGTAAGCAATACTATTCCTGATACCATGGAGCCTGGAAAACAATATTCTGTTACCATTGTAGTAAAAAATACTGGTTCTAATACTTGGTCTGCTTTAAATAAACATAGACTTGGTGCTGTGGGCGAAAGTGATCCTTTCTACAGTTCTACTAGAATATATTTGGATAGTACTGATAGTATTGCTCCTGGTGCTTCTAAGACTTTTGCATTAACTATGACTGCTCCTGCTTCTGAAGGTACTTATGCTTCCGACTGGCAGATGGTCCAAGACGGTGTTGCTTGGTTTGGTTCTAAGTTAGCTAAAACTGTTACTGTTAAAAAAGCACCTGTTTTACCTAATAATGCAGAAATAGTCAGCAATACTATTCCTGATACCATGGAGCCTGGAAAACAATATTCTGTTACCGTTGTAGTAAAAAATACTGGTTCTAATACTTGGTCTGCTTTAAATAAATATAGACTTGGCGCTATTGGCGACACTGATCCTTTCTATAGTTTCAATAGAATATCTATGGATAGTACTGATAGTATTGTCCCTGGCGCTTCTAAGACCTTTACATTAACTATGACTGCTCCTGCTTCTGAAGGCACTTATACTTCCGACTGGCAGATGGTTCAAGACGGTGTTGCTTGGTTTGGTTCTAAGTTAGCTAAAACTGTTACTGTTAAAAAAGCACCTGTTTTACCTAATAATGCAGAAATAGTCAGCAATACTATTCCTGATATTATGGAGCCTGGAAAACAATATTCTGTTACCATTGTAGTAAAAAATACAGGTTCTAATACTTGGTCTGCTTTAAATAAATATAGACTTGGCGCTATTGGCGACACTGATCCTTTCTATAGTTCCAATAGAATATCTATGGATAGCACTGATAGTATTGTTCCTGGCGCTTCTAAAACTTTTACATTTACTATGACTGCTCCTGCTGTTACAGGTACTTATACTTCTGACTGGCAGATGGTTCAAGACGGTGTTGCTTGGTTTGGTTCTAAATTAGTTAAAACTATTACAGTTAATTAG